One stretch of Acidobacteriota bacterium DNA includes these proteins:
- a CDS encoding SRPBCC domain-containing protein, with translation MCKTIKQRVKFKADPATVYDLLADSRKHSAFTGRQASISRKIGGMFSIGESDVTGINVDLVPGRRIVQAWRHRRFPEGIFSMAAVTLTATPDGGTDLVLVHRGVPKELIPETEQAWRDHYWSRIKAYLARKAG, from the coding sequence ATGTGCAAGACCATCAAGCAGCGCGTGAAGTTCAAGGCGGATCCGGCGACCGTCTACGATCTGCTGGCGGACTCGCGAAAGCACAGCGCATTCACCGGCAGGCAGGCGAGTATCAGCAGGAAGATTGGCGGGATGTTCTCCATCGGTGAGAGTGATGTCACCGGAATCAACGTCGACCTCGTTCCCGGGCGACGCATCGTTCAGGCCTGGCGTCATCGCCGATTCCCCGAGGGCATCTTCTCGATGGCTGCGGTGACGCTGACGGCAACGCCTGATGGCGGGACCGACTTGGTGCTGGTCCATCGCGGCGTTCCGAAAGAGCTGATCCCGGAGACCGAACAGGCCTGGCGCGACCACTACTGGTCCAGAATCAAGGCTTACCTCGCTCGCAAGGCCGGATAG
- a CDS encoding metallophosphoesterase translates to MRLIKYAGYTLLGVVICLAVWGFLIEPRLIDTRQESGVIPGLPDEWEGQRIAVLADYQVGMWGANTGTARRMIRQVVEARPAAVLLAGDFVYKAAADSSEQLETVVEIVSPLKSAGIPTFAVLGNHDYSVDVDDDTRNDQLARAVEEALKRAGARVLENEALALNRTGEREGVEPLYLVGIGSEWAGKANPTEALRQVPFAAPRVVFMHNPESFTRLPAGAAPLALAAHTHGGQIRLPWSSHWSWISIVREGETHADGWIADPSFGQPGNRLYVNRGVGFSDAPIRINCRPELTYMSLSGGPLPPRDRS, encoded by the coding sequence GTGCGCTTGATAAAGTACGCGGGCTACACGCTCCTTGGCGTCGTCATTTGCCTGGCCGTCTGGGGGTTCCTCATCGAGCCCAGGCTGATCGATACGAGGCAGGAGAGTGGGGTCATCCCCGGTCTTCCGGATGAATGGGAGGGACAACGTATCGCTGTTCTTGCCGACTATCAGGTGGGGATGTGGGGAGCCAACACAGGAACTGCACGACGAATGATTCGACAGGTGGTCGAGGCGCGGCCGGCGGCGGTTCTGCTCGCAGGAGACTTCGTGTACAAGGCCGCCGCTGATTCCTCCGAGCAGCTGGAGACCGTCGTCGAGATTGTCTCGCCCCTGAAGTCTGCGGGAATCCCGACGTTCGCCGTGCTGGGGAACCACGATTACTCCGTCGACGTCGACGACGACACTCGCAACGATCAGCTCGCACGTGCGGTCGAGGAGGCGTTGAAACGTGCGGGAGCGCGCGTGCTCGAGAATGAAGCCCTCGCTCTGAATCGCACGGGTGAGCGCGAGGGCGTTGAGCCGTTGTACCTGGTCGGTATCGGCTCCGAGTGGGCGGGAAAGGCGAATCCCACTGAAGCACTGCGGCAGGTTCCATTCGCGGCCCCAAGAGTGGTGTTCATGCACAACCCGGAGTCGTTCACCCGACTGCCTGCAGGCGCCGCACCGCTGGCGCTGGCGGCACATACCCATGGAGGACAGATCCGCCTCCCCTGGTCTTCGCACTGGAGCTGGATATCGATCGTGCGGGAGGGCGAGACCCACGCCGATGGATGGATCGCCGACCCGTCGTTCGGGCAGCCGGGCAACCGGCTCTACGTGAACCGTGGAGTCGGCTTCAGTGATGCTCCGATCAGAATCAACTGCAGGCCCGAGCTCACCTACATGTCGCTTTCCGGCGGCCCTCTTCCGCCCCGCGACCGCAGCTGA